A genomic region of Mitsuaria sp. 7 contains the following coding sequences:
- a CDS encoding DUF2867 domain-containing protein, whose protein sequence is MSIVRRVSPPRESQLASTYAGANLADAFAVTLADDAPDDAMALARATLADPPWWFRALLAIRDAAVKPLGLKTSAAMRHHLDDIGVEHVDIFRVLSATREEAIFGEQDQHLDFKLSILIRRVEGSPHREAVATTVVNCHNRLGRFYLALILPGHVLVVRSHLKAAARRFGASPPKPSAPHRG, encoded by the coding sequence ATGTCCATCGTCCGCCGCGTCTCGCCGCCGCGCGAGAGTCAGCTCGCATCGACCTACGCCGGCGCGAACCTCGCCGACGCCTTCGCCGTCACGCTCGCGGACGACGCGCCCGACGACGCAATGGCGCTGGCCCGCGCGACGCTGGCCGATCCGCCGTGGTGGTTCCGCGCGCTGCTCGCGATCCGCGACGCAGCCGTGAAACCACTCGGTCTGAAGACCTCGGCGGCGATGCGCCACCACCTCGATGACATCGGCGTCGAGCACGTCGACATCTTCCGCGTGCTCTCCGCCACGCGCGAGGAAGCGATCTTCGGCGAGCAGGACCAGCACCTCGACTTCAAGCTGTCGATCCTGATCCGTCGCGTCGAGGGATCACCGCATCGCGAAGCGGTCGCGACGACCGTCGTGAACTGCCACAACCGGCTCGGTCGCTTCTACCTCGCGCTCATCCTGCCCGGACACGTGCTGGTCGTGCGCTCGCATCTGAAGGCGGCGGCACGGCGCTTCGGCGCCTCTCCTCCGAAGCCCTCAGCGCCGCACCGCGGCTGA
- a CDS encoding ABC transporter substrate-binding protein: protein MTLAFARRARRLITLLCLAAATTAHADIVIGQVAPFTGPQAVTGKAIRAGAKLWIDDVNARGGIRGQKIKFVTRDDANKPEDTVRLVKELISADAPTALIGTVGTSNLEALKQDGVLEKSHVSMVGAVSGANSVITARGMYPVKASYREEVDRLFKQLSEMGRTKVAIVYQDDGLGRDALAGAQASAKTYGLSLVAQSGYARNTIEVGKAVADMIKQAPDVIFLAATTAAAIEFTDKYQSAGGRAGLYGMSIIDVQALLAKLGPDRARGFAFSLVLPTDDRADREVVRDYQRLRGNAKDADLSSRSLEGFIAARALVKALERTPAAGPAALSDALERGFETDVGGHRLTFGKGPTSRYVDFAVLGAGGKLVR from the coding sequence ATGACCCTTGCTTTCGCCCGCCGCGCCCGCCGCCTGATCACCCTCCTGTGCCTCGCGGCCGCAACGACGGCGCATGCCGACATCGTCATCGGCCAGGTCGCGCCGTTCACCGGCCCGCAGGCCGTCACCGGCAAGGCGATCCGCGCCGGCGCCAAGCTGTGGATCGACGACGTCAACGCCCGCGGCGGCATCCGCGGCCAGAAGATCAAGTTCGTCACCCGCGACGACGCGAACAAGCCCGAGGACACCGTCCGGCTGGTCAAGGAACTCATCAGCGCGGACGCGCCCACCGCCCTGATCGGCACCGTCGGCACCTCCAACCTCGAGGCCCTCAAGCAGGACGGCGTGCTCGAGAAGTCCCACGTCTCCATGGTCGGCGCGGTCTCCGGCGCCAACAGCGTGATCACCGCGCGCGGCATGTACCCGGTCAAGGCCAGCTACCGCGAGGAGGTCGACCGCCTCTTCAAGCAGCTCAGCGAGATGGGTCGCACCAAGGTCGCCATCGTCTACCAGGACGACGGCCTGGGACGCGACGCGCTCGCCGGGGCGCAGGCGTCGGCGAAGACCTACGGCCTCTCGCTGGTCGCGCAGTCCGGATACGCCCGCAACACCATCGAGGTGGGCAAGGCGGTGGCCGACATGATCAAGCAGGCGCCCGACGTGATCTTCCTCGCCGCGACCACCGCGGCCGCCATCGAGTTCACCGACAAGTACCAGTCCGCGGGCGGCCGCGCCGGCCTGTACGGCATGTCCATCATCGACGTGCAGGCGCTGCTGGCCAAGCTCGGCCCGGACCGCGCCCGCGGCTTCGCGTTCTCGCTGGTGCTGCCCACGGACGACCGCGCGGATCGGGAAGTCGTCCGCGACTACCAGCGCCTGCGCGGCAACGCCAAGGACGCGGACCTGTCCTCGCGCTCGCTCGAAGGCTTCATCGCCGCGCGCGCGCTCGTGAAGGCGCTGGAACGCACGCCGGCCGCCGGACCCGCGGCACTGAGCGATGCCCTGGAACGCGGCTTCGAGACCGACGTCGGCGGCCATCGCCTGACCTTCGGCAAGGGCCCGACCTCGCGCTATGTCGACTTCGCCGTGCTGGGCGCGGGCGGCAAGCTGGTGCGTTGA
- a CDS encoding MerR family DNA-binding transcriptional regulator has protein sequence MPIEPSPADVPADLRADPPEFLAIGELSRVSGVSVRAIRHYDDLGLLASLRAANGYRKFRAGAAIQVRQIQRFLASGFNLEEIRRFPGCMLVIEGALPCAQTSPAQRERLAAIEAQIADLERRRAQLLQMLSHHDGDAADADAAHGTLPSTAYAPPPRTTT, from the coding sequence ATGCCCATTGAGCCCTCTCCTGCCGACGTCCCCGCAGACCTCCGCGCCGACCCGCCCGAGTTCCTCGCCATCGGCGAGTTGTCCCGCGTCAGCGGCGTCAGCGTCCGCGCGATCCGGCACTACGACGATCTCGGGCTGCTCGCTTCGCTGCGGGCCGCGAACGGCTACCGGAAGTTCCGGGCCGGCGCCGCGATCCAGGTCCGCCAGATCCAGCGCTTCCTCGCGAGCGGTTTCAATCTCGAGGAGATCCGGCGCTTCCCCGGCTGCATGCTGGTCATCGAGGGCGCCCTGCCCTGCGCGCAGACCTCACCCGCGCAGCGCGAGCGCCTCGCGGCGATCGAAGCCCAGATCGCCGATCTGGAGCGTCGACGCGCACAGTTGCTGCAGATGCTCAGCCATCACGACGGCGACGCGGCCGACGCCGATGCCGCCCACGGCACCCTCCCGTCCACCGCATACGCCCCACCGCCGCGCACGACGACGTAG
- a CDS encoding carbohydrate-binding protein, translating to MTRWIRSLAAVALALTGVAAQAQNWQLVWQDEFTNGIGPQWRFETGTGSGGWGNNELQYYRRENATIENGQLVITAKREDFGGMRYTSARMTTQGLAQFKYGRIEARIKAPSSSGMWPAFWMLGSNINSVGWPASGEIDIMEHVNAESDIYGTIHWQGPDGGHASYGGHTGNNVADYHIYAVEWDEKAIRWFVDGRQFHVADITNSVNSTEEFHRDFFLLLNLAVGGNWPQWNIDESKLPAKMYVDYVRVYKKDAGTAFSTTLQAANFALQSGMQLEASTEGGQNLGWIDTGDWAVWNLNLPQGGTYTVEYRVASQNGGGSLQLEMAGGTPVYGSLGVPSTGGWQNWTTISHRVTLPAGQQQIAVKANGPGWNLRSVKITKS from the coding sequence ATGACACGCTGGATTCGATCGCTCGCCGCGGTCGCGCTCGCCCTGACGGGTGTCGCGGCGCAGGCACAAAACTGGCAACTCGTCTGGCAGGACGAATTCACCAACGGCATCGGCCCGCAATGGCGGTTCGAGACCGGCACCGGCTCGGGCGGCTGGGGCAACAACGAGCTGCAGTACTACCGGCGCGAGAACGCGACCATCGAGAACGGCCAGCTCGTCATCACCGCCAAGCGCGAGGACTTCGGCGGCATGCGCTACACGTCGGCGCGCATGACCACGCAAGGCCTGGCGCAGTTCAAGTACGGCCGCATCGAGGCGCGCATCAAGGCGCCGTCGAGCTCCGGCATGTGGCCCGCGTTCTGGATGCTGGGCAGCAACATCAACTCGGTCGGCTGGCCCGCGTCGGGCGAGATCGACATCATGGAACACGTGAATGCCGAATCGGACATTTACGGCACCATCCACTGGCAGGGTCCGGACGGCGGCCACGCCTCCTACGGCGGCCACACGGGCAACAACGTCGCGGACTATCACATCTACGCCGTGGAATGGGACGAGAAGGCGATCCGCTGGTTCGTCGACGGCCGTCAGTTCCACGTCGCCGACATCACCAACAGCGTGAACAGCACCGAGGAATTCCATCGCGACTTCTTCCTGCTGCTGAACCTGGCGGTGGGCGGCAACTGGCCGCAATGGAACATCGACGAGAGCAAGCTGCCCGCGAAGATGTACGTGGACTACGTGCGCGTCTACAAGAAGGATGCCGGCACGGCGTTCTCGACGACGCTGCAGGCGGCCAACTTCGCGCTGCAGTCGGGCATGCAGCTGGAGGCATCCACCGAAGGCGGCCAGAACCTCGGCTGGATCGACACCGGCGACTGGGCGGTGTGGAACCTCAACCTGCCGCAGGGCGGCACCTACACGGTCGAGTACCGCGTCGCCAGCCAGAACGGCGGCGGCAGCCTGCAGCTGGAGATGGCCGGCGGCACGCCGGTATACGGCTCGCTCGGCGTGCCCTCGACGGGCGGCTGGCAGAACTGGACGACCATCTCGCACCGCGTGACGCTGCCGGCCGGCCAGCAGCAGATCGCGGTCAAGGCCAACGGTCCGGGCTGGAACCTGCGCTCGGTGAAGATCACGAAGTCGTGA
- a CDS encoding energy transducer TonB: MSATALPRQLQLQLQLQLHGRMPRWTGWAVTGVVHAAMLLALMSAFATKRPPTPALLTINARLVPSATTPSPTLTPSVSVQLPRSALTVPPIPDIPPPPVQIEAAPTMAAATTPLRFDPPAAAAIDQNAATARPVAVAAVTAVAAAAPPPPATIPTPASADSPAQLPADHRACSAQQTARHYPAMLRDRGIQGQVVLRVKVDADGHAAEVVVSGGSGWRLLDEAARRVAESCPFIPARRGDQRLVSWVEYPVRFALQASPLQ; this comes from the coding sequence ATGAGCGCAACCGCACTGCCACGGCAACTGCAACTGCAGTTGCAGCTCCAGCTGCACGGCCGGATGCCGCGCTGGACCGGCTGGGCCGTGACGGGTGTGGTCCACGCGGCGATGCTGCTGGCGCTGATGAGCGCATTCGCGACCAAGCGCCCACCCACGCCTGCGCTCTTGACGATCAACGCGCGCCTGGTGCCGTCGGCGACGACGCCGAGCCCGACGCTCACGCCATCGGTTTCCGTCCAGCTGCCGCGCTCCGCGTTGACCGTGCCACCGATCCCGGACATCCCGCCGCCGCCCGTGCAGATCGAGGCGGCGCCGACTATGGCCGCCGCGACGACGCCGCTGCGATTCGATCCGCCGGCGGCTGCGGCGATCGATCAGAACGCGGCCACGGCCCGCCCGGTGGCGGTCGCCGCAGTCACCGCCGTGGCAGCGGCAGCCCCACCGCCGCCCGCCACTATCCCCACGCCGGCGAGCGCCGACTCCCCGGCACAGTTGCCCGCCGATCACCGCGCCTGCAGTGCGCAACAGACCGCACGCCACTATCCCGCGATGCTGCGCGACCGAGGCATCCAGGGTCAGGTCGTGCTGCGCGTGAAGGTCGATGCCGACGGTCACGCGGCCGAGGTCGTCGTGTCCGGCGGCAGCGGCTGGCGCCTGCTGGACGAGGCCGCGCGACGCGTCGCCGAGTCCTGCCCCTTCATCCCGGCCCGGCGCGGCGACCAGCGACTGGTCAGTTGGGTCGAGTACCCGGTGCGCTTCGCGCTCCAGGCGTCCCCCTTGCAGTAA
- a CDS encoding GFA family protein → MTTRLASCSCGQLTARVVGEPVRISICHCLNCQRRTGGPFAQQARFRRQDVTPSGTSSTYAITGDEGTRAIFHFCATCGATVYYEMEAMPEFIAIPVGAFAEPGFPAPTVSVYEDRKHGWVVPPADAEHYR, encoded by the coding sequence ATGACGACACGTCTCGCCTCCTGCAGTTGCGGTCAGCTCACGGCCCGGGTCGTCGGCGAGCCCGTCCGCATCTCCATCTGCCACTGCCTGAACTGCCAGCGCAGGACCGGCGGACCCTTCGCCCAGCAGGCCAGGTTCCGTCGTCAAGACGTGACCCCGTCGGGCACGTCGTCGACCTACGCGATCACCGGTGACGAAGGCACGCGCGCGATCTTCCACTTCTGTGCCACCTGCGGCGCGACGGTCTATTACGAGATGGAGGCGATGCCGGAGTTCATCGCGATTCCCGTCGGGGCGTTCGCGGAGCCGGGCTTCCCGGCGCCGACCGTGTCCGTCTACGAAGACCGGAAGCACGGCTGGGTGGTCCCGCCGGCGGACGCGGAACACTACCGCTGA
- a CDS encoding DUF1090 domain-containing protein has product MKALVASLLAIACSTMVSAAAPAADPPSPACAAKRASIESQIAEAQAKGNRRQLSGLQSALAANKRHCTDASLAAARQRDITAATKKVSRREADLAAAQAKGDAKKIAKEQKQLDAAREALSEAQKPVPQ; this is encoded by the coding sequence ATGAAGGCACTGGTCGCATCGCTCCTCGCCATCGCCTGTTCAACGATGGTCTCCGCGGCGGCCCCTGCCGCCGACCCGCCCTCCCCCGCCTGCGCGGCGAAACGGGCCAGCATCGAATCCCAGATCGCCGAAGCCCAGGCCAAGGGCAACCGCCGCCAGCTCTCGGGCCTGCAATCGGCGTTGGCCGCCAACAAGCGCCATTGCACGGACGCCTCGCTGGCAGCCGCACGGCAACGCGACATCACCGCCGCGACGAAGAAGGTGAGCCGTCGCGAGGCCGACCTCGCCGCCGCGCAGGCCAAGGGCGACGCGAAGAAGATCGCCAAGGAACAGAAGCAGCTCGACGCCGCGCGCGAGGCCTTGTCCGAGGCGCAGAAGCCTGTTCCCCAGTGA
- a CDS encoding serine hydrolase, giving the protein MLSPRRIERMLRSAVADGRAAGVSAVVWQGGAERYFGAFGLADVEAKRPMARNTLARIWSMTKPVASVALMRLWDAGRFRLDDPIALYLPEFKSMRVHADDGRGERPAERPILVSDVLRHTSGLTYAMEDGPADRAFRAANPLETSRDLAAFSRAVAALPLRHEPGTAWHYGTSTDIVARLVEVLGDEPFNAHVRRHILQPLGMKETDWTQPEARKDRLAATYRLPEGAPPQREPDVPFTFASGGAGLIGPIDDYLRFARMLLGEGELDGVRVLRPATVKVMLVDHLDPATSPRHFLKSPGLGFGFGGSVRIAPTTADEPASAVGEFSWGGAASTLFWVDPANRLAVVFFAQKLPFDEALHREVRRAVYG; this is encoded by the coding sequence GTGCTCTCGCCGCGGCGCATCGAGCGGATGCTCAGGAGCGCGGTGGCCGATGGACGTGCTGCCGGCGTGTCGGCGGTGGTCTGGCAGGGCGGGGCGGAGCGCTACTTCGGCGCATTCGGACTGGCCGATGTGGAGGCGAAGCGGCCCATGGCCCGCAACACGCTGGCGCGTATCTGGTCGATGACCAAGCCGGTGGCGTCGGTGGCGCTCATGCGCCTGTGGGACGCGGGGCGCTTCCGGCTGGACGATCCGATCGCGCTCTACCTCCCGGAGTTCAAGTCCATGCGGGTCCACGCCGACGATGGTCGCGGGGAACGCCCCGCCGAGCGACCGATCCTGGTGAGCGACGTGCTGCGGCACACGTCGGGCCTCACCTACGCGATGGAAGACGGCCCGGCCGATCGCGCCTTCCGCGCCGCGAATCCGCTCGAGACCTCGCGGGACCTGGCCGCGTTCAGCCGCGCGGTGGCCGCGCTGCCGCTGCGTCACGAGCCGGGCACGGCCTGGCACTACGGGACGTCCACGGACATCGTGGCCCGCCTGGTGGAGGTGCTCGGCGACGAGCCCTTCAATGCACACGTCCGCCGCCACATCCTGCAGCCGCTGGGCATGAAGGAGACGGACTGGACGCAGCCCGAGGCGCGGAAGGACCGCTTGGCCGCGACGTATCGACTCCCCGAGGGCGCGCCGCCTCAGCGAGAGCCGGATGTGCCCTTCACCTTCGCCAGCGGCGGCGCGGGTCTGATCGGCCCCATCGACGATTACCTGCGCTTCGCCCGCATGCTGCTGGGCGAAGGCGAGCTCGACGGCGTGCGCGTGCTGCGTCCGGCGACCGTGAAGGTGATGCTCGTCGATCACCTGGACCCGGCCACCTCGCCGCGTCACTTCCTGAAGAGTCCAGGCCTCGGGTTCGGGTTCGGAGGCTCGGTGCGCATCGCGCCGACCACGGCCGACGAGCCGGCCAGCGCGGTGGGTGAGTTCTCGTGGGGCGGCGCGGCGTCGACGCTGTTCTGGGTCGACCCGGCGAACCGGCTCGCGGTGGTGTTCTTCGCCCAGAAGTTGCCGTTCGATGAGGCGCTGCATCGGGAGGTGCGGCGCGCGGTGTACGGCTGA
- a CDS encoding DoxX family protein encodes MAPVSSQVSRRASPLRAAAARLEPAAYALLRVAFGAILFTHGLPKALGTSHGSMADPMAGSIRLIDQVMGLPFAPQLAVLVMLLETVGAVALAAGFCTRWVALAFTLEMIGICVALGPTWPWIDRGIEYPVLMAALAAYVVVRGGGAYAVDGRVPWAASASAASPS; translated from the coding sequence ATGGCCCCCGTTTCCTCCCAGGTCTCACGGCGAGCGTCGCCGCTCCGTGCCGCGGCCGCCCGCCTCGAGCCGGCGGCATATGCGCTGCTGCGCGTCGCCTTCGGCGCCATCCTGTTCACGCATGGCCTGCCAAAGGCGCTGGGGACCTCGCACGGATCGATGGCGGATCCGATGGCGGGCTCGATCCGGCTCATCGATCAGGTGATGGGCTTGCCCTTCGCGCCGCAGCTGGCTGTCCTCGTCATGCTGCTGGAGACAGTGGGCGCGGTGGCGCTGGCGGCGGGCTTCTGCACGCGCTGGGTCGCGCTCGCGTTCACGCTGGAGATGATCGGCATCTGCGTCGCGCTCGGCCCGACCTGGCCGTGGATCGACCGCGGCATCGAGTACCCGGTGCTGATGGCGGCGCTGGCGGCCTACGTCGTCGTGCGCGGCGGTGGGGCGTATGCGGTGGACGGGAGGGTGCCGTGGGCGGCATCGGCGTCGGCCGCGTCGCCGTCGTGA
- a CDS encoding alpha/beta fold hydrolase, protein MTVVPRGLPGRLSARLLARFLVFWLLALASAWSGVARADATPTRQYTVVSPDGVPLSVQEYGDPSGTPVIFVHGLLGSHLSWQAQVGSPALQRHRLITFDLRGHGQSGKPSEPERYVEGRRWGQDLASVISASGAQRPVLVGWSLGAAVISNYLAAQGDAAVAGVVYVGGVIELDPAQIVPHPDVYRDMNSADLRTRLDAERAFIVLCFHRQPGDEVFQRLLANASLASFDMQRVVHRMSVAAEQGLRRAGKPMLQIYGEQDALVRAKPSADRARALNPAIRTTFYEDAGHAPFVEAADRFNAELVGFVEAASGEVVR, encoded by the coding sequence ATGACTGTTGTCCCACGCGGCCTTCCGGGCCGTCTCTCGGCCCGTCTCCTGGCCCGTTTCCTGGTCTTCTGGCTGCTGGCCCTCGCGAGCGCCTGGAGCGGCGTCGCCCGGGCCGATGCCACGCCCACACGGCAATACACGGTCGTCTCGCCGGACGGCGTGCCCCTGTCGGTCCAGGAGTACGGCGATCCGTCCGGAACGCCCGTGATCTTCGTCCATGGGCTGCTCGGCAGCCATCTGAGCTGGCAAGCCCAGGTCGGGAGCCCGGCCTTGCAGCGCCATCGGCTGATCACCTTCGACCTGCGCGGGCATGGCCAGTCCGGCAAGCCCTCGGAGCCCGAGCGCTATGTCGAAGGCAGACGTTGGGGGCAAGACCTGGCGTCGGTCATCAGCGCCTCGGGCGCGCAGCGGCCGGTGCTGGTCGGATGGTCGCTCGGGGCGGCCGTGATCTCGAACTACCTGGCGGCGCAAGGCGATGCGGCGGTCGCCGGTGTGGTGTACGTCGGTGGCGTCATCGAACTGGACCCCGCGCAGATCGTGCCGCATCCGGACGTCTACCGCGACATGAACTCCGCAGACCTGCGCACGCGACTCGACGCCGAACGCGCATTCATCGTCCTGTGCTTCCACCGGCAGCCCGGAGACGAGGTCTTCCAGCGCCTGCTCGCGAATGCCTCGCTGGCGTCGTTCGACATGCAGCGCGTCGTGCACCGGATGAGCGTGGCGGCGGAGCAGGGATTGCGGCGTGCGGGCAAGCCCATGCTGCAGATCTACGGTGAGCAGGATGCGCTCGTGCGCGCCAAGCCTTCCGCCGATCGGGCGAGGGCGCTCAATCCCGCGATACGGACGACGTTCTATGAGGACGCCGGACACGCGCCGTTCGTGGAGGCTGCGGATCGATTCAATGCGGAGCTCGTTGGATTCGTCGAGGCGGCGAGTGGCGAGGTGGTGCGCTGA
- a CDS encoding PQQ-binding-like beta-propeller repeat protein, translating into MQGILAVAFKRSGAALALIGLPLLMLAACGGGGGGVIEAGIGGGSGGGNADAFQLSFQPTSLEATFYAGEAPLLTVTATASRTHAAPVQVAVIDSVGVLSGQAELTATSQLVYRVGLRLSNSLPAGTHSGSLEVRVCEDAPTVCAKPVGASPWRLPYKFTVRPATNLSTLSAVPGGRGWSTYLGDAAQSGFQAVSLKAADFNRRWTTQIPATAMQASAMRASAFAVDDGLLFYVALDLTGRPPVLVAQRESDGSIAWTQALGSPGAKASSPTLANGEVFVVTSGLVASGSETELWRISQATGQILLRQSYSFSSTSQTAPLHVNGKLYFCLRSASGSRGLTRFDATTLQPDWTVPLSIDTCTPSSDGTSIYVFGDNKLTAIDASTGAVNYSIAAQTPGSYLTPPPVLDGRGRAYVAAYTTGSFTNDSSLIAFDLNTRTVAWQLSGHFDSNPVPVGDAVYVSNDRSLDARASSDGRLLWSWVSDSSGLDGLDSGLVVSNGHAFVASRWATHAIDLSTHASAWSDPLGGSLALSGQGVLYIGGYFGTGLRAVNLH; encoded by the coding sequence ATGCAGGGGATTTTGGCAGTGGCTTTCAAGCGAAGCGGGGCAGCACTCGCACTGATCGGTCTACCGCTCTTGATGCTCGCCGCTTGCGGTGGAGGGGGCGGAGGTGTCATCGAAGCTGGCATCGGAGGTGGCAGCGGAGGCGGTAACGCCGATGCATTCCAGTTGAGCTTCCAGCCGACCTCTCTGGAAGCAACCTTCTATGCCGGAGAAGCGCCGTTGTTGACGGTGACCGCCACTGCCAGCCGCACGCATGCGGCTCCCGTGCAGGTGGCCGTGATCGACAGCGTGGGTGTGCTGAGCGGCCAGGCCGAGTTGACGGCCACGAGCCAGCTGGTCTACCGCGTCGGGCTGCGGCTTTCGAACAGCCTCCCGGCCGGTACCCATAGCGGAAGCCTGGAAGTGCGCGTCTGTGAAGACGCGCCGACGGTCTGTGCCAAGCCCGTGGGGGCCTCGCCCTGGCGGCTACCCTACAAGTTCACGGTTCGCCCGGCGACGAATCTCTCGACCCTGAGCGCGGTTCCTGGCGGTCGGGGCTGGTCGACCTATCTGGGAGACGCCGCACAGTCCGGATTCCAGGCCGTGTCGCTGAAAGCGGCGGACTTCAATCGCCGCTGGACCACGCAGATACCGGCGACGGCGATGCAGGCCTCGGCGATGCGAGCCTCGGCCTTCGCAGTCGACGACGGTCTGCTTTTCTATGTGGCCCTGGATCTGACGGGCCGCCCGCCGGTACTCGTCGCTCAGCGTGAAAGCGACGGCTCGATCGCCTGGACCCAGGCCCTGGGGTCGCCCGGCGCCAAGGCCAGCAGCCCCACGCTCGCCAACGGTGAGGTGTTCGTCGTGACCTCTGGCCTCGTGGCCAGCGGCTCGGAAACAGAGCTCTGGCGCATCAGTCAGGCCACTGGTCAGATCCTGCTTCGTCAGAGCTATTCGTTCTCCAGCACCAGCCAGACCGCGCCTTTGCATGTGAACGGAAAGCTGTACTTCTGCTTGAGGTCGGCATCCGGCAGTCGCGGCCTGACGCGTTTCGATGCCACGACGCTCCAGCCGGACTGGACCGTGCCCTTGAGCATCGACACCTGCACGCCCTCCAGCGATGGCACGAGCATCTATGTCTTTGGCGACAACAAGTTGACGGCCATCGACGCGTCCACTGGCGCCGTGAACTACAGCATCGCCGCGCAGACACCGGGCAGCTATCTCACGCCGCCGCCGGTCCTGGACGGCCGCGGGCGGGCTTATGTGGCGGCATACACCACCGGCTCCTTCACCAACGACTCGAGCCTCATCGCCTTTGACCTCAACACGCGCACCGTGGCCTGGCAACTGAGCGGGCATTTCGACAGCAATCCGGTGCCCGTGGGCGATGCGGTCTATGTGTCCAACGACCGATCACTGGATGCCAGGGCGAGCAGTGACGGCCGCTTGCTGTGGTCCTGGGTCAGCGACAGCTCCGGACTTGATGGACTGGACAGCGGGCTGGTGGTCAGCAATGGTCATGCTTTCGTCGCCAGTCGCTGGGCCACTCACGCGATCGACCTGAGCACGCACGCCTCGGCGTGGAGTGACCCGTTGGGCGGCTCCCTGGCGCTCTCGGGTCAAGGCGTGCTCTACATCGGCGGCTATTTCGGGACGGGTCTCCGCGCCGTCAATCTGCATTGA
- a CDS encoding DUF2325 domain-containing protein yields MCDKPTPVSLLSLLARSDAGASGLPGDSPLLASAASAVTGGGVFMQEGDAVPAAVAGLPLAQALARGDASPSSFSSSSSSSSDDTPVPRGSRRRRLWELPAQALCPVIGVCLPMPVLRRKLGKMLGGEALANDYEMHCGAINECARRGPISEMLQKELDQRFSIALRQSSQHKTAESLTRWWNAAQQGNDVGGALWGALTHARCDAALQEQVLRDIHMLQHQVGAANRADLQRLDELQDEHAILTRELAQAQSRSTRLLAERARELELSQAECLRLRGELLARDTLAAGLRDELQQLEESIPGLRHRHEQARHLQTQQDRIHQLERALLTSRQQAEREQRRADELQQALVQSERQLTQQQTQTAQQAESQAGAEGALPSLDERSVLCVGGRPAVVPIYRQLIERTGGRFLHHDGGEEDAVSKLDASLAAADLVICQTGCISHDAYWRVKDHCKRHNKKCVYIESPSASGMRRALGSLGVEEHAEVEGPQPGLPG; encoded by the coding sequence ATGTGCGACAAACCCACCCCCGTTTCACTCCTGAGCCTGCTGGCCCGCTCCGACGCCGGCGCCTCCGGCTTGCCGGGCGATTCCCCCTTGCTGGCCTCCGCCGCGAGCGCGGTGACCGGCGGCGGCGTCTTCATGCAGGAGGGCGACGCGGTGCCCGCCGCGGTCGCGGGACTGCCGCTGGCGCAGGCCTTGGCGCGGGGGGATGCCTCGCCGTCGTCGTTCTCCTCGTCTTCGTCCTCGTCCTCCGACGACACGCCGGTGCCGCGCGGCTCGCGCCGCCGCCGCTTGTGGGAACTGCCGGCGCAAGCGCTCTGCCCCGTGATCGGCGTGTGCCTGCCGATGCCGGTGCTGCGCCGCAAGCTGGGCAAGATGCTAGGCGGCGAGGCGCTGGCCAACGACTACGAGATGCACTGCGGCGCGATCAACGAATGCGCGCGTCGCGGGCCGATCTCCGAGATGCTGCAGAAGGAGCTGGACCAGCGCTTCTCGATCGCGCTGCGGCAGTCCTCGCAGCACAAGACGGCGGAGTCGCTGACGCGCTGGTGGAACGCCGCGCAGCAGGGCAACGACGTCGGCGGCGCGTTGTGGGGTGCGCTCACGCACGCGCGTTGCGACGCGGCGCTGCAGGAGCAGGTCCTGCGCGACATCCACATGCTGCAGCACCAGGTCGGCGCGGCGAACCGCGCGGACCTGCAGCGGCTCGACGAGCTGCAGGACGAGCACGCGATCCTGACGCGCGAGCTGGCGCAGGCGCAATCGCGCAGCACGCGCCTGCTGGCGGAGCGGGCCCGCGAGCTCGAACTCTCACAAGCCGAATGCCTGCGCCTGCGCGGTGAGCTTCTGGCGCGCGACACGCTGGCGGCGGGACTGCGCGACGAGCTGCAGCAGCTCGAAGAGAGCATCCCCGGCCTGCGCCATCGTCACGAGCAGGCCAGGCACCTGCAGACGCAGCAGGACCGCATCCATCAACTGGAGCGCGCGCTGCTGACCTCGCGCCAGCAGGCCGAACGCGAGCAGCGCCGTGCGGACGAACTGCAGCAGGCGCTGGTGCAATCGGAACGGCAGTTGACGCAGCAACAGACGCAGACGGCGCAGCAGGCCGAATCACAGGCCGGCGCTGAAGGCGCGCTGCCCTCACTCGACGAGCGCTCGGTGCTGTGCGTCGGCGGCCGGCCCGCGGTGGTGCCGATCTACCGCCAGTTGATCGAGCGCACCGGCGGCCGGTTCCTCCACCACGACGGCGGCGAGGAAGACGCGGTCTCCAAGCTCGACGCCAGTCTGGCGGCGGCGGACCTCGTGATCTGCCAGACCGGGTGCATCAGCCACGACGCCTACTGGCGCGTGAAGGACCACTGCAAGCGCCACAACAAGAAGTGCGTCTACATCGAGTCGCCGAGCGCGAGCGGCATGCGGCGGGCGCTGGGATCACTGGGTGTCGAGGAACATGCGGAGGTCGAGGGGCCGCAGCCCGGCCTGCCAGGCTGA